One window from the genome of Roseisolibacter agri encodes:
- a CDS encoding dimethylsulfonioproprionate lyase family protein, protein MITPSVAPTFVAPAPRPAPRPRIIPPDGGRTVAAFGDTLVFKLGDAETGGALTLGFATTPPGGGPPPHRHLDEDELFILVSGREEYLVDGAWTAVEPGSVVYVPRGAVHTFRNVGDTPSQKWTLTTSGGFDRFFTACGEVFADAAASQSAPDMGRILGLFAEHRLELMA, encoded by the coding sequence ATGATCACGCCCAGCGTCGCCCCCACGTTCGTCGCGCCCGCCCCGCGCCCCGCGCCCCGGCCGCGCATCATCCCGCCCGACGGCGGCCGCACGGTCGCCGCCTTCGGCGACACGCTCGTCTTCAAGCTCGGCGACGCCGAGACGGGCGGCGCGCTCACGCTCGGCTTCGCGACCACGCCGCCGGGCGGCGGCCCGCCGCCGCACCGCCACCTCGACGAGGACGAGCTCTTCATCCTCGTCAGCGGCCGCGAGGAGTACCTCGTCGACGGCGCGTGGACCGCCGTCGAGCCGGGATCGGTCGTGTACGTGCCGCGTGGCGCCGTGCACACGTTCCGCAACGTCGGCGACACGCCGAGCCAGAAGTGGACGCTCACGACGTCGGGCGGCTTCGACCGCTTCTTCACCGCCTGCGGCGAGGTGTTCGCCGACGCCGCCGCGTCGCAGTCCGCGCCCGACATGGGCCGCATCCTCGGGCTGTTCGCCGAGCATCGCCTCGAGCTGATGGCCTGA
- a CDS encoding BTAD domain-containing putative transcriptional regulator, with amino-acid sequence MVVPHNIPAALTSLIGRDREIDDVRQLLAETRYLTLTGVGGAGKTRLAREVAALAAGIGRDDGAAPYAGGVWWVELAPLAPGADVAPAAAVALGVNAPAGDALTGAIAEAIGTRRTLLVLDNCEHVVEGCAALADALLRACPALTVVATSREALGGDGETVWQLPRLSHPPLAPEDQRSGGRVEGSDPAALADYASVRLFVSRARAASPRFALTAQNAAAVRAICARLDGLPLALELAAANVGVLGVEQIAVRLDDAFAVLTRGRRTALPRHRTLGALLDWSYDLLAPEERRLLARLSVFRAAVPLEAIEVVGSDDRVGDVLGAFSGLVDHSLVDVAESEGEPRYRLLETVRQYAAARLRATPDDEAATRRRHARWMAALADVMGEETGSPRRGRAMARFHPRLEDARAALDWSTGPGGDPVDALRIAGGLAIFWHWAGLWAEGRQWAEAAVRGADAAATARGESDDASRPLDERVALAKALQTALLLAWMLGNPAATVAHAARALPLWRTVAGDPAADAAARARAAQWEAYTHEILAFARLALGDVAEAERAVEAAVAAAERSGSGWARGLALGWRAMLATAVGRPADATRDLERAEAELRAVGDTWVLSWCHANGATAALAQGDPAAAARQARAGVAALQAEPDWHYVSRALDALAEAGAAWLASPAGAAHPAAERDALAGAAATLLGAAAGVRERSGTAVWPFDHEAHATAVAAVRAALAPDAFAARWAEGHATPLDAVFALASEARVVPDETSGATPHVASHATPIAAPSDGDERATTSLRIRVLGPFLVQRDGVEVPLEAWRSAKARELLLHLVLHGARSREQIGLALWPDASDAQVRNAFHVTLHALRRALGGREWVVFDGSAYALRRDGDVAVDVDALLDAAAGARRAVRRQDAPDESTLGAWRATLEEARGELGEGVPSGDWLVEHQDRVRAAHADGLSALGQLYAARGAHRDAAAAYRALVARDPLQEAAHRALMRAYAAAGEPARAVRHYEELTALLRRELGAAPARETAALAAELRGAI; translated from the coding sequence GTGGTCGTCCCGCACAACATCCCAGCCGCGCTCACGTCGCTCATCGGACGCGACCGGGAGATCGACGACGTCCGCCAGCTGCTGGCCGAGACGCGCTACCTGACCCTCACGGGGGTCGGAGGGGCGGGGAAGACGCGCCTGGCGCGCGAGGTGGCGGCGCTCGCGGCGGGCATCGGGCGCGACGACGGCGCGGCGCCGTACGCGGGCGGCGTCTGGTGGGTGGAGCTCGCGCCGCTCGCGCCCGGCGCCGACGTCGCGCCCGCGGCGGCCGTCGCGCTGGGCGTGAACGCTCCGGCCGGCGACGCGCTGACGGGCGCCATCGCGGAGGCGATCGGGACGCGGCGCACGCTGCTGGTCCTCGACAACTGCGAGCACGTGGTCGAGGGGTGCGCGGCGCTCGCGGACGCGCTGCTGCGCGCCTGCCCCGCGCTCACGGTGGTCGCCACGAGCCGCGAGGCGCTCGGCGGCGACGGCGAGACGGTGTGGCAGCTGCCGCGGCTCTCGCATCCGCCGCTCGCGCCCGAGGACCAGCGGAGCGGCGGACGCGTCGAGGGGAGCGACCCGGCGGCGCTCGCCGACTACGCGTCGGTGCGGCTGTTCGTGAGCCGCGCGCGCGCGGCCAGCCCGCGCTTCGCTCTCACGGCGCAGAACGCGGCCGCCGTGCGCGCGATCTGCGCACGGCTGGACGGCCTGCCGCTCGCCCTGGAGCTCGCGGCCGCGAACGTCGGCGTCCTCGGCGTCGAGCAGATCGCCGTGCGCCTGGACGACGCCTTCGCGGTGCTGACGCGCGGTCGGCGCACCGCGCTCCCGCGTCACCGCACGCTCGGCGCGCTCCTCGACTGGAGCTACGACCTGCTGGCGCCCGAGGAGCGGCGGCTGCTGGCGCGCCTGAGCGTCTTCCGCGCCGCCGTGCCGCTGGAGGCGATCGAGGTCGTGGGGAGCGACGACCGGGTGGGCGACGTGCTCGGTGCCTTCTCGGGGCTCGTCGACCACTCGCTCGTGGACGTCGCCGAGAGCGAGGGGGAGCCGCGCTATCGCCTGCTGGAGACGGTGCGGCAGTACGCGGCCGCGCGCCTGCGCGCGACGCCCGACGACGAGGCCGCGACGCGCCGCCGCCACGCGCGCTGGATGGCCGCGCTGGCCGACGTGATGGGCGAGGAGACGGGGAGCCCGCGGCGCGGACGCGCGATGGCGCGCTTTCATCCGCGCCTCGAGGACGCGCGCGCGGCGCTCGACTGGAGCACGGGGCCCGGCGGCGATCCGGTGGACGCGCTCCGCATCGCCGGCGGCCTCGCGATCTTCTGGCACTGGGCCGGGCTGTGGGCCGAGGGGCGGCAGTGGGCGGAGGCGGCCGTGCGCGGCGCCGACGCGGCCGCCACGGCGCGCGGCGAGTCGGACGACGCGTCGCGGCCGCTCGACGAGCGCGTTGCGCTCGCGAAGGCGCTGCAGACGGCGCTGCTACTCGCGTGGATGCTGGGCAACCCCGCGGCGACGGTCGCGCACGCGGCGCGCGCGCTCCCGCTCTGGCGCACGGTCGCGGGCGACCCCGCGGCCGACGCGGCCGCCCGTGCGCGCGCCGCGCAGTGGGAGGCGTACACGCACGAGATCCTGGCCTTCGCGCGCCTCGCCCTCGGCGACGTCGCGGAGGCGGAGCGCGCGGTGGAGGCGGCGGTCGCCGCGGCGGAGCGCTCGGGAAGCGGGTGGGCGCGCGGCCTCGCGCTGGGCTGGCGCGCGATGCTCGCCACGGCGGTCGGTCGTCCCGCGGACGCGACGCGCGACCTGGAGCGCGCGGAGGCCGAGCTGCGCGCGGTCGGCGACACGTGGGTGCTGTCGTGGTGCCACGCGAACGGCGCGACGGCGGCGCTCGCGCAGGGCGATCCGGCCGCGGCGGCGCGCCAGGCGAGAGCGGGCGTCGCCGCGCTACAGGCGGAGCCCGACTGGCACTACGTCTCGCGCGCGCTCGACGCGCTGGCGGAGGCGGGCGCCGCCTGGCTCGCGTCGCCCGCCGGCGCCGCGCACCCGGCGGCCGAGCGCGACGCGCTGGCCGGCGCGGCGGCCACGCTGCTGGGCGCGGCCGCGGGGGTGCGCGAGCGCAGCGGCACGGCGGTGTGGCCGTTCGACCACGAGGCGCACGCGACCGCCGTCGCCGCGGTGCGCGCCGCGCTCGCGCCGGACGCCTTCGCCGCGCGCTGGGCGGAGGGACACGCCACGCCGCTGGACGCGGTGTTCGCGCTGGCATCGGAGGCGCGCGTGGTGCCGGACGAGACGTCGGGCGCCACGCCGCACGTCGCGTCGCACGCCACGCCGATCGCCGCGCCGTCGGATGGCGACGAGCGCGCGACGACGTCGCTGCGCATCCGCGTGCTGGGCCCGTTCCTCGTGCAGCGCGACGGCGTGGAGGTGCCGCTGGAGGCGTGGCGGTCGGCGAAGGCGCGCGAGCTGCTGCTCCACCTCGTGCTGCACGGCGCGCGCAGCCGCGAGCAGATCGGGCTCGCGCTCTGGCCGGACGCGAGCGACGCGCAGGTGCGCAACGCCTTCCACGTCACGCTCCACGCGCTGCGCCGCGCGCTGGGCGGACGCGAGTGGGTGGTGTTCGACGGGAGCGCGTACGCGCTGCGTCGCGACGGCGACGTCGCCGTCGACGTGGATGCGCTGCTCGACGCCGCGGCCGGCGCGCGGCGCGCGGTGCGCCGCCAGGACGCGCCCGACGAGAGCACCCTCGGCGCGTGGCGCGCGACGCTCGAGGAGGCGCGCGGCGAGCTGGGAGAGGGCGTGCCGAGCGGCGACTGGCTGGTCGAGCACCAGGACCGCGTGCGCGCCGCGCACGCCGACGGGCTGTCGGCGCTCGGGCAGCTGTACGCGGCGCGCGGCGCGCACCGCGACGCGGCGGCGGCCTACCGCGCGCTCGTCGCCCGTGATCCGCTGCAGGAGGCGGCGCACCGCGCGCTGATGCGCGCGTACGCGGCCGCCGGCGAGCCGGCGCGCGCGGTGCGCCACTACGAGGAGCTGACGGCGCTGCTGCGGCGCGAGCTGGGCGCCGCGCCCGCCCGTGAGACCGCGGCCCTCGCGGCGGAGCTGCGCGGCGCCATCTGA
- a CDS encoding RrF2 family transcriptional regulator, whose translation MLSLTADYALRATLVLARRHGEGPVRVERIAAATGAPRNYLSKTLHALTKAGIVTSARGPAGGFTLAVAPDALTLARVIDCFDGPRVQSRCLLGTGPCDAARPCAAHHRWTAIAHARRAPLTTTTVADLLAGDASLPAAPDDASTAAAPSPDVRTDPRAAASAA comes from the coding sequence GTGCTCTCCCTGACCGCCGACTACGCGCTCCGCGCCACGCTCGTCCTCGCCCGCCGTCATGGCGAGGGGCCGGTGCGCGTGGAGCGGATCGCCGCGGCGACGGGCGCCCCGCGCAACTACCTGAGCAAGACGCTGCACGCGCTGACGAAGGCGGGAATCGTCACGAGCGCGCGCGGCCCGGCCGGCGGCTTCACGCTCGCCGTCGCGCCCGACGCGCTCACGCTCGCCCGCGTCATCGACTGCTTCGACGGGCCGCGCGTGCAGTCGCGCTGCCTGCTCGGCACCGGCCCGTGCGACGCCGCGCGGCCGTGCGCCGCGCACCATCGCTGGACGGCGATCGCGCACGCGCGCCGCGCGCCGCTCACCACCACCACCGTCGCCGACCTGCTCGCCGGCGACGCCTCGCTCCCCGCAGCTCCCGACGACGCCTCCACGGCTGCCGCACCGTCGCCGGACGTTCGCACCGACCCGCGCGCAGCCGCGAGCGCCGCCTGA
- a CDS encoding formylglycine-generating enzyme family protein yields MRPILLALAMLPSVTGAEMVRVPAGTYRPLYGRPGDAPTVVAAFHLDRDPATRGEYLAFVRANPTWRRGAVKGVLADRRAYLADWRGDLDAGDAADLRRPVTGVSWFAARAYCAWRGKRLPTVLEWEYAAAASATRRDAARQPRFVQQLLTLYTTRPHPLPAITAAGAAGVANHYGVRGMHGLAWEWTADFNSVLVSDDSRGVGARDHDLFCASAAIGATDPANYPAFLRHALRAGLTGRAAVETLGVRCAA; encoded by the coding sequence ATGCGCCCCATCCTCCTCGCCCTCGCGATGCTCCCGTCCGTGACGGGCGCGGAGATGGTGCGCGTGCCGGCCGGCACCTACCGCCCGCTCTACGGCCGTCCCGGCGATGCGCCGACGGTGGTGGCCGCGTTCCACCTCGATCGCGATCCCGCGACGCGTGGCGAGTACCTCGCCTTCGTGCGCGCCAATCCGACGTGGCGGCGCGGCGCGGTGAAGGGCGTGCTCGCCGACCGCCGCGCGTACCTCGCCGACTGGCGCGGTGACCTCGACGCCGGCGACGCGGCGGATCTGCGCCGCCCGGTGACCGGCGTCTCCTGGTTCGCGGCGCGCGCGTACTGCGCGTGGCGCGGCAAGCGGCTCCCGACGGTGCTCGAGTGGGAGTACGCCGCCGCCGCGAGCGCGACCCGGCGCGACGCCGCGCGGCAGCCGCGCTTCGTGCAGCAGCTGCTGACGCTCTACACGACGCGGCCGCACCCGCTCCCGGCGATCACCGCCGCCGGCGCGGCGGGCGTGGCGAACCACTACGGCGTGCGCGGGATGCACGGGCTGGCGTGGGAGTGGACGGCCGACTTCAACAGCGTGCTCGTCTCCGACGACTCGCGCGGCGTCGGCGCGCGCGACCACGACCTGTTCTGCGCGAGCGCCGCGATCGGCGCCACGGATCCGGCGAACTATCCCGCGTTCCTCCGCCACGCGCTCCGCGCCGGCCTCACCGGCCGCGCCGCGGTCGAGACCCTCGGCGTGCGCTGCGCCGCCTGA
- a CDS encoding SCO family protein encodes MRPRPLLLVLASVLALTACARRDAASTPAVTTSVEPAEERVSLYDLPSSWRDQRGATVHLDTLAGRVRVLAMVYTSCHATCPLIVADLKRVEASLTAAQRDDVGFVLVSLDPARDTPGRLAEWAAATRLDPTRWTLLNGDADAVRELAAAIGVRYQAEGPDALAHTNVITVLDADGAVVHQQLGLGAESRGTVDAVQRALR; translated from the coding sequence ATGCGCCCGCGTCCACTCCTGCTCGTCCTCGCCTCGGTGCTCGCGCTCACCGCGTGCGCGCGCCGCGACGCCGCCTCCACTCCCGCCGTGACGACGAGCGTCGAGCCGGCGGAGGAGCGCGTCTCCCTGTACGACCTGCCGTCGTCGTGGCGCGACCAGCGCGGCGCGACCGTGCACCTCGACACGCTCGCGGGCCGCGTGCGCGTGCTGGCGATGGTCTACACGAGCTGCCACGCCACCTGCCCGCTGATCGTCGCGGACCTCAAACGCGTCGAGGCGTCGCTCACCGCGGCGCAGCGCGACGACGTGGGCTTCGTGCTCGTCTCGCTCGATCCCGCGCGCGACACGCCCGGCCGCCTGGCCGAGTGGGCCGCCGCGACGCGGCTCGACCCCACGCGCTGGACGCTGCTCAACGGCGACGCCGACGCGGTGCGCGAGCTGGCCGCCGCCATCGGCGTGCGCTACCAGGCCGAGGGCCCCGACGCGCTGGCGCACACGAACGTGATCACGGTCCTCGATGCCGACGGCGCGGTCGTGCACCAGCAGCTCGGCCTGGGCGCCGAGTCGCGCGGCACCGTCGACGCGGTGCAGCGCGCGCTGCGCTGA
- a CDS encoding alginate export family protein has protein sequence MWLTLLAAAAILPTDTGTARRDTASTLPQVTLSGEVRTRSELEHLVAAPRADALTYLRTRLGARATIGDAVRLVVGVQDSRVLGTQAHANAASTLDLHEGYLEIIRPLHGARLALRAGRQEIALGNERLIGRVNWSNVGQAFDGLRLTAAPSGGRMPWSATAFAVTRIERGTVTESDLHLYGASATRALPGAGGTGELTLLHDRGVHARGREVTARTTVAARVHGVPLLGLRADLEGAVQRGAEHALPTSTAPLGPRETIRAWMLGARLGTPVGTAAAPRRVTALAGLDVLSGDVSKTDRRDGAFSTLFATNHPFYGTEDVIAGDPAASLGGRGLVDAFTSVTYAAARTLSLRADLHRLATARPRGLSDGLLGWEADVAAPYRVLPGATIEAGYAAFRAGDAGTALGLGRAGHVRGWGYLQLTAGF, from the coding sequence ATGTGGCTCACCCTCCTCGCGGCCGCCGCGATCCTTCCCACCGACACCGGCACCGCCCGCCGCGACACCGCGTCCACGCTCCCGCAGGTCACGCTGTCGGGCGAGGTGCGCACGCGCTCGGAGCTCGAGCACCTGGTCGCCGCGCCGCGCGCGGACGCGCTCACGTACCTCCGCACGCGCCTCGGCGCCCGCGCGACGATCGGCGACGCGGTGCGCCTCGTCGTCGGCGTGCAGGACAGCCGCGTGCTCGGCACCCAGGCGCACGCGAACGCCGCCAGCACGCTCGACCTGCACGAGGGCTACCTCGAGATCATCCGCCCGCTGCACGGCGCGCGGCTCGCGCTCCGCGCCGGGCGCCAGGAGATCGCGCTCGGCAACGAGCGCCTGATCGGGCGCGTGAACTGGTCGAACGTCGGCCAGGCGTTCGACGGGCTGCGCCTCACCGCCGCACCGAGCGGCGGCCGCATGCCCTGGTCGGCGACCGCGTTCGCGGTCACGCGCATCGAGCGCGGCACGGTCACGGAGTCCGACCTCCACCTCTACGGCGCCTCGGCCACGCGCGCGCTGCCCGGCGCGGGCGGCACGGGTGAGCTGACGCTGCTCCACGATCGCGGCGTGCACGCGCGCGGCCGCGAGGTGACCGCGCGCACCACGGTCGCCGCGCGCGTGCACGGCGTGCCGCTGCTCGGTCTGCGCGCGGATCTCGAGGGCGCGGTGCAGCGGGGCGCCGAGCACGCGCTGCCGACGAGCACCGCACCCCTGGGTCCGCGCGAGACGATCCGCGCGTGGATGCTCGGCGCGCGCCTCGGCACGCCCGTCGGCACCGCGGCCGCGCCGCGCCGCGTGACCGCGCTCGCGGGGCTCGACGTGCTGTCGGGCGACGTGTCGAAGACCGACCGGCGCGATGGCGCGTTCAGCACGCTGTTCGCGACCAACCACCCGTTCTACGGCACCGAGGACGTCATCGCGGGTGATCCCGCCGCGTCGCTCGGCGGGCGCGGCCTCGTCGACGCCTTCACGAGCGTGACGTACGCGGCCGCGCGCACGCTCTCCCTCCGCGCGGACCTGCACCGCCTCGCCACGGCGCGCCCGCGTGGCCTGTCCGACGGGCTGCTGGGCTGGGAGGCGGACGTGGCCGCGCCGTACCGCGTCCTGCCCGGCGCGACCATCGAGGCCGGCTACGCCGCCTTCCGCGCTGGCGATGCCGGCACCGCGCTCGGCCTCGGGCGCGCGGGGCACGTGCGCGGCTGGGGCTACCTGCAGCTCACCGCCGGCTTCTGA
- a CDS encoding DUF542 domain-containing protein, producing MIEIAVRYPRLDPDASIDAVLRDHPATVAVFNALGVDACCGGARSLRAAAIEDGVDCCALVAALELAAAGEARVT from the coding sequence GTGATCGAGATCGCTGTACGCTATCCCAGGCTGGACCCCGACGCGTCGATCGACGCGGTGCTCCGCGACCACCCGGCGACCGTCGCCGTCTTCAACGCGCTCGGCGTGGACGCCTGCTGCGGCGGCGCGCGCTCGCTGCGCGCGGCCGCGATCGAGGACGGCGTCGACTGCTGCGCGCTGGTGGCCGCGCTCGAGCTCGCGGCCGCGGGCGAGGCGCGGGTCACATGA
- a CDS encoding cupin domain-containing protein → MMHLVPAAAARAAVASRADRPATSIVHESPDARLVVFRLAPGQEVPPHRNASTVMLTVLEGAGVLSGADGDERACVTGDVVVYAPNETHAMRAIDEELLLLATITPRPGEVR, encoded by the coding sequence ATGATGCACCTCGTTCCCGCGGCGGCCGCGCGCGCGGCCGTCGCCTCGCGCGCCGACCGCCCGGCCACCAGCATCGTCCACGAGAGCCCCGATGCGCGGCTCGTCGTCTTCCGCCTCGCGCCCGGCCAGGAGGTCCCGCCGCACCGCAACGCGTCGACCGTCATGCTCACCGTGCTCGAGGGCGCGGGCGTCCTGTCCGGCGCCGACGGCGACGAGCGCGCCTGCGTCACCGGCGACGTCGTCGTCTACGCGCCGAACGAGACGCACGCCATGCGCGCGATCGACGAGGAGCTGCTGCTGCTCGCCACCATCACGCCGCGCCCCGGCGAGGTGCGTTGA
- a CDS encoding cbb3-type cytochrome c oxidase subunit I, whose amino-acid sequence MEWFVKAFLKASLAWLALGVTLGVAMAAHPAWTVYRPAHVHMVALGFVTMMIFGVAYHVIPRFSGHPLYGRRAAAWHFGASNAGLALMVLGFVLRAGGADVGTPILATGGVLSALGAYTFVLLIWRTIDGPARLRAAATRARLATEGTDGARLPLARRA is encoded by the coding sequence ATGGAGTGGTTCGTGAAGGCGTTCCTGAAGGCGAGCCTCGCCTGGCTCGCGCTGGGCGTGACGCTCGGCGTCGCGATGGCCGCGCATCCCGCGTGGACCGTCTACCGGCCGGCGCACGTGCACATGGTGGCGCTGGGCTTCGTGACGATGATGATCTTCGGCGTCGCGTACCACGTGATCCCGCGCTTCAGCGGGCATCCGCTGTACGGCCGTCGCGCGGCCGCGTGGCACTTCGGCGCGTCGAACGCGGGCCTCGCGCTGATGGTGCTCGGCTTCGTGCTCCGCGCGGGCGGCGCGGACGTCGGCACTCCCATCCTCGCCACAGGCGGCGTGCTGTCCGCGCTCGGCGCGTACACCTTCGTGCTGCTGATCTGGCGCACGATCGACGGCCCCGCGCGCTTGCGCGCCGCGGCGACCCGCGCCCGCCTCGCGACCGAGGGGACCGACGGCGCGCGGCTGCCGCTCGCCCGACGCGCCTGA